A window from Dermacentor albipictus isolate Rhodes 1998 colony chromosome 10, USDA_Dalb.pri_finalv2, whole genome shotgun sequence encodes these proteins:
- the LOC139050672 gene encoding BLOC-1-related complex subunit 8: MATEAVTVAEEARPNVDLELEQRVKGTCGRISENVHIFANEPSLACYRLQEHVRKSLQPTVERRLQMTELRQELRGKCYDLDYAIAALRGFQQSRQHLANVQDLLRNAVFMKQQLAHREARAAATSAAQSTGRRQQLLHQQRLSLDLPQKAARLSSSPSLGAADMRLGSQRSASPKRPSDQR; this comes from the coding sequence ATGGCCACGGAAGCCGTGACTGTGGCCGAAGAGGCTCGGCCTAATGTTGACCTCGAGCTGGAGCAGCGTGTCAAAGGCACCTGCGGCCGCATCTCGGAGAACGTGCACATCTTCGCGAACGAGCCGTCGCTGGCGTGCTATCGGCTGCAAGAGCATGTCCGCAAGTCGCTGCAGCCGACCGTGGAGAGGCGTCTGCAGATGACCGAACTGCGGCAAGAGTTGCGCGGCAAGTGCTACGACTTGGACTACGCCATTGCGGCGTTGCGCGGCTTCCAGCAGAGCCGCCAACACCTGGCCAATGTGCAGGACCTGCTGCGCAACGCGGTCTTCATGAAGCAGCAGCTGGCGCACCGCGAAGCACGCGCTGCTGCCACCAGTGCAGCGCAGTCGACCGGTCGCCGGCAGCAGTTGCTGCATCAGCAGCGGCTGTCCTTAGATCTACCCCAAAAGGCTGCCCGTCTGAGCAGCTCGCCATCACTGGGGGCGGCTGACATGCGGCTGGGGTCGCAGCGATCAGCGTCCCCGAAACGGCCTAGCGATCAGCGTTAA